A window from uncultured Desulfobacter sp. encodes these proteins:
- a CDS encoding FAD binding domain-containing protein, translating into MKKICRFILNDREMELSLSPGRTVLDLLRKDLGLYGTKEGCREGECGACTVILGRIPQVAYRAMPSCLMPVGQLNLTHLVTIEGLQKERPNRLQRAFVNQGATQCGFCTPGFIMAFTGYLLAGWIVTLQGAVDALDGNLCRCTGYHSIRRAVAETIDPLLGKVPSIQELIALDLIPGYFSDIPRRLTTLQKKFPTDSQEVYLGRFDRTRPLIVGGTDLYVQQGDVLNNSEPRFLVPESEPIRVTDGMIKIPATATMAQLQHDPHLNDQFPGWHDKLLVVASPILRHRATLGGNIVNASPIADCAVLLLALNAQIQLVSSKGTRRRFPLRRFFLGYKELDLKDDELVESFWVTAQNEVQLWHYAKVSKRKRLDIASCNAAAVFSVDNGRFTSVGLALGGVAPVPFTARRTIAWLRGKPLTMETFWGSLEVVQKEIAPIDDVRGSAEYKRRLARALMVDHYLHCFPDVCSYDDFVKAGVL; encoded by the coding sequence ATGAAAAAAATCTGCCGGTTTATTTTAAATGATAGAGAGATGGAACTTTCCTTGTCTCCGGGCCGAACGGTTCTGGACCTTTTGAGAAAAGATCTGGGACTGTACGGCACAAAAGAGGGGTGCCGGGAAGGGGAGTGTGGCGCCTGTACGGTGATACTCGGCCGGATTCCCCAGGTTGCCTACAGGGCCATGCCGTCCTGTCTCATGCCGGTGGGCCAGCTCAATCTTACCCATCTTGTGACCATAGAAGGCCTTCAGAAAGAACGGCCCAACCGGCTTCAGCGAGCCTTTGTCAATCAGGGGGCAACCCAATGCGGATTCTGCACCCCTGGATTCATCATGGCTTTCACCGGTTATCTTCTGGCTGGCTGGATTGTTACCCTTCAGGGTGCTGTGGATGCCCTGGATGGTAATCTGTGCCGGTGTACCGGCTACCATTCCATTCGTCGGGCTGTGGCAGAGACCATTGATCCCTTGTTGGGAAAAGTGCCTTCAATTCAGGAGTTGATTGCGCTGGACTTGATTCCCGGATATTTTTCGGATATTCCGCGAAGATTAACGACACTGCAAAAAAAGTTCCCAACCGATTCACAAGAGGTCTATCTTGGACGATTCGACAGAACTCGCCCTTTAATTGTAGGCGGCACCGACCTGTATGTGCAGCAAGGAGACGTACTGAATAACTCGGAGCCCCGGTTCCTGGTCCCCGAATCCGAGCCGATTCGGGTAACGGATGGGATGATAAAAATCCCTGCAACGGCCACCATGGCACAGTTGCAGCATGATCCCCATTTAAACGATCAATTTCCCGGATGGCATGACAAGCTGCTGGTCGTAGCCTCCCCGATTTTACGGCATCGGGCCACCCTGGGGGGAAATATCGTCAACGCCTCACCCATTGCGGATTGTGCCGTTCTGCTGCTTGCCCTGAATGCCCAAATCCAACTGGTTTCGTCAAAAGGCACCCGGCGCAGGTTCCCCTTGAGGCGGTTTTTTCTGGGGTATAAAGAGCTGGATCTAAAGGACGATGAGCTTGTGGAATCCTTTTGGGTGACAGCACAAAACGAGGTCCAATTATGGCATTACGCCAAGGTGAGTAAGCGCAAACGTTTGGATATCGCCAGCTGCAACGCTGCGGCGGTATTTTCGGTGGATAACGGACGGTTTACCTCTGTCGGCTTGGCTCTGGGCGGTGTGGCGCCCGTCCCCTTTACGGCCCGCCGGACCATCGCTTGGCTCAGGGGAAAACCTCTGACCATGGAAACTTTTTGGGGTTCTCTTGAAGTGGTTCAAAAAGAGATTGCTCCCATAGACGATGTCCGGGGAAGTGCCGAATATAAAAGGCGGTTGGCCCGGGCGCTTATGGTGGATCATTATCTGCATTGTTTCCCGGATGTCTGTTCCTACGATGATTTTGTAAAGGCGGGAGTTCTATGA
- a CDS encoding amidohydrolase family protein: MKLYKGHFIDTPTPGRFRVRKDSFAIVEAGKLISLEKYVPEQLSSLGVADLGPGVVIPPFIDLHVHAPQHMQMGTGLDLGLLEWLENYTFPGESRFADENYARKIYPLFAAELLRQGTLRSVVYGTVHSASTLILAQSLEQAGLMAFVGKVNMDQNAPDYLRESSDDSDTFCRKLAGGEKVRPIVTPRFAPSCTEKLMKELGRLSRRLNLPVQSHLSETLSEAQWVSQLFPDSRSYTHVYDACGLLGPDSLMAHAIFLSEEEIDLIVERSSTLVHCPSANMNLSSGIMPLGRYLDRDVNLGLGSDVGAGHTLAMYRAVVQAVQSAKLLRILRPQENHRAVTLSEAFYLATMGNGKFFYRQGWGTCGAFEPGMSFDALSIDMGLPEAVALSPLSQLERFLYAGDDRHIKVRILAGREL, from the coding sequence ATGAAATTATACAAAGGCCATTTTATTGATACACCCACGCCGGGCCGCTTCAGGGTAAGAAAGGATTCGTTCGCCATCGTTGAGGCGGGAAAGCTCATCTCGCTGGAAAAGTACGTTCCGGAACAGCTTTCCTCCCTTGGCGTAGCGGACCTGGGACCAGGCGTGGTTATCCCTCCTTTTATTGATCTGCATGTCCATGCACCCCAGCATATGCAGATGGGGACGGGACTGGACCTGGGATTGCTCGAGTGGTTGGAAAATTACACCTTTCCCGGAGAGTCCCGGTTTGCCGATGAAAATTATGCCCGAAAGATATATCCGCTGTTTGCCGCCGAACTGCTTCGTCAGGGCACGCTTCGGTCCGTGGTTTACGGTACGGTTCATTCGGCATCGACCCTGATTTTGGCCCAAAGTCTGGAACAGGCTGGACTGATGGCCTTTGTGGGCAAGGTCAACATGGATCAAAATGCGCCCGATTATCTTAGGGAATCCTCAGACGACAGTGACACGTTCTGCCGGAAACTGGCGGGCGGGGAGAAGGTCCGGCCCATCGTGACCCCCCGGTTTGCCCCAAGCTGCACGGAAAAACTCATGAAAGAGCTGGGGCGTCTCTCCCGGCGGTTGAATCTGCCGGTGCAGTCCCACCTGTCCGAAACCCTGTCCGAAGCCCAATGGGTTTCTCAGCTGTTTCCCGACAGCCGAAGCTATACCCATGTTTATGATGCGTGCGGACTGCTGGGGCCGGATAGTTTAATGGCCCACGCCATTTTTTTAAGTGAAGAAGAAATAGATCTGATTGTGGAACGATCGTCCACACTGGTTCACTGCCCCAGCGCCAACATGAATTTGAGCAGCGGTATCATGCCCCTTGGCCGTTATCTGGACCGGGACGTTAACCTGGGGCTGGGCTCCGATGTGGGCGCAGGTCATACCCTTGCCATGTATCGGGCGGTTGTTCAAGCGGTTCAAAGTGCCAAACTGCTCCGGATTCTGCGGCCCCAGGAAAATCACCGAGCGGTCACCCTTTCCGAAGCCTTTTATCTGGCGACCATGGGCAATGGTAAATTTTTTTACCGCCAAGGTTGGGGGACTTGCGGGGCATTTGAGCCAGGCATGAGTTTTGATGCCCTTTCCATTGATATGGGGCTGCCCGAAGCCGTGGCGCTCTCTCCCCTTTCTCAATTGGAACGGTTTCTTTACGCCGGGGACGACAGGCATATTAAAGTGAGGATTTTAGCAGGCCGGGAATTATGA
- a CDS encoding M23 family metallopeptidase, whose amino-acid sequence MRIKPCIAVLFTCLFITSVSLAEIIPDDNGGILLAHPKQVDAGRPFLVRLTSAQAFDRIRVRWMDQDCVPSVSQWNGHYVAIVMLGTDVLTIKPGPQELLVRAWIGGKETVRHRSIRIIDRTYPRQELTLPEKMVTPPTEVLERIKAERARTQAAKQTWSDQRLWGLPFHRPVAGTFTSVYGLQRILNGKPKDPHRGVDFRAPTGTAVEAVADGRVILAESHYYAGNSIYIDHGNGVISMYFHLSQFDVSQGDIVTQGQSIGRSGCTGRATGPHLHLSIAVQGQLVDPEPLFENTSEQLLR is encoded by the coding sequence TTGCGTATCAAACCCTGCATTGCCGTTTTATTCACATGCCTTTTCATTACTTCCGTCAGTTTAGCGGAAATCATCCCTGACGATAACGGGGGTATTCTCCTTGCCCATCCCAAACAGGTGGATGCGGGCCGGCCCTTTCTTGTCCGGTTGACATCAGCCCAGGCCTTTGACCGGATTCGTGTGCGTTGGATGGATCAGGACTGTGTCCCTTCGGTCTCCCAGTGGAATGGACATTATGTGGCCATTGTCATGCTGGGGACCGATGTGCTGACCATCAAGCCCGGTCCCCAGGAACTTTTGGTCCGGGCGTGGATCGGAGGAAAGGAGACCGTCCGGCATCGGTCCATCCGTATTATTGACCGGACATATCCCCGTCAGGAGCTGACCCTGCCGGAAAAAATGGTGACGCCGCCCACTGAGGTGCTTGAACGAATAAAGGCGGAAAGAGCCCGTACCCAGGCGGCCAAACAGACCTGGTCAGACCAGCGGCTGTGGGGACTGCCCTTTCACAGGCCCGTGGCGGGAACATTCACCAGTGTTTACGGTCTGCAACGCATTCTGAACGGCAAACCCAAAGATCCCCACCGGGGCGTGGATTTTAGGGCACCCACAGGAACTGCTGTGGAAGCGGTGGCAGACGGCAGGGTTATTTTGGCTGAATCCCACTATTATGCGGGCAATTCCATCTATATCGACCATGGCAACGGCGTTATTTCCATGTACTTTCATTTAAGTCAGTTCGACGTGTCCCAGGGGGATATTGTAACACAGGGGCAGAGTATCGGCCGATCCGGCTGTACGGGCCGGGCTACGGGGCCCCATCTGCATCTGTCCATAGCTGTGCAGGGCCAGTTGGTTGATCCGGAACCGCTGTTTGAGAACACAAGTGAGCAATTGCTTCGGTGA
- a CDS encoding LysR family transcriptional regulator, whose amino-acid sequence MNFTLDQLEAFWASAETGSFSAAARKLGKAQSAVSTAISNLEIDLGLELFDRAGKYPVLTLSGEMFLREAETILSRCRSMQTKAAALAETMESQVRFAVSETLPNIAFKDGMLLKSFKEQFPETELEILSGSLNDVWDMIDQARIDFGVMMPTEILLDRWKSRSDFQIVGKMDFIPVAHPKHGLGKSGLDISALDLVLQIEVTSRGGEQETQLPVFSSRVWWVENEYLIRDLLLQGMGWGILPEHLIKDDLGAGRLERVQVDMGEAILSAPILMAWSKDRPLGRAGDWLFSAMKKYYS is encoded by the coding sequence ATGAATTTTACCTTGGATCAATTGGAAGCATTTTGGGCAAGTGCTGAAACAGGCTCTTTTTCGGCTGCCGCCAGAAAGCTGGGCAAAGCCCAGTCAGCCGTAAGTACGGCGATTTCCAATTTGGAGATTGATTTGGGCCTGGAACTCTTTGACCGGGCAGGAAAATATCCCGTGCTGACCCTGAGCGGAGAGATGTTCCTTCGAGAAGCTGAAACGATATTATCCCGTTGCCGGTCCATGCAGACCAAAGCGGCGGCGTTGGCCGAAACCATGGAAAGCCAGGTTCGCTTCGCTGTGTCTGAAACCCTCCCTAACATCGCCTTTAAGGATGGCATGTTGCTCAAAAGCTTTAAAGAGCAATTTCCTGAGACCGAACTGGAAATCCTTTCGGGCTCCCTCAATGATGTCTGGGATATGATCGATCAGGCCCGGATTGATTTTGGCGTGATGATGCCCACAGAAATCCTGTTGGACCGGTGGAAGTCCCGGTCGGATTTTCAAATTGTAGGAAAGATGGATTTCATTCCGGTGGCCCACCCCAAACATGGCCTGGGAAAGTCCGGGTTGGATATCTCTGCCCTTGACCTGGTTTTGCAGATCGAGGTGACTTCCAGGGGAGGGGAGCAGGAAACACAGCTCCCCGTGTTCAGCAGCAGGGTGTGGTGGGTGGAAAACGAATATTTGATCCGGGATCTCCTGCTCCAGGGGATGGGGTGGGGCATTCTTCCCGAACATTTAATAAAGGATGACCTGGGTGCCGGACGGCTGGAACGGGTTCAGGTCGACATGGGGGAGGCGATCCTTTCTGCCCCGATTCTTATGGCCTGGTCCAAGGATCGTCCCTTGGGCCGTGCCGGAGACTGGCTTTTTTCAGCGATGAAAAAATACTACAGCTGA
- a CDS encoding PACE efflux transporter, which yields MNTKPEMRSGLDRLRHSIMFEGVFLCLTVLVLKDRLNQPVAHIGSFGIIMSLMAMIWNYFYNCTFDHALIFLKHPLYPRRVKLRVFHSVCFEVGFMLVSVPFTMIWMRFSFIQALTMDIVFTMAALTYTLIFNYAYDVIFPVPTTLAD from the coding sequence ATGAACACAAAACCTGAAATGAGATCCGGCTTAGACAGACTTCGCCATTCCATTATGTTTGAGGGCGTTTTTCTATGCCTCACCGTATTGGTCCTCAAGGATCGGCTCAATCAACCTGTCGCTCACATAGGCAGCTTCGGCATCATCATGTCGCTCATGGCCATGATTTGGAACTATTTTTACAATTGCACCTTTGATCATGCGTTGATCTTTCTCAAACACCCCCTTTATCCCAGGAGAGTTAAGCTGAGAGTTTTCCATTCCGTCTGCTTTGAGGTGGGATTCATGCTGGTGTCTGTCCCTTTTACCATGATCTGGATGCGCTTTTCTTTTATCCAGGCGCTAACCATGGATATTGTCTTTACCATGGCTGCCCTGACCTACACTTTGATTTTCAACTATGCTTACGATGTGATCTTTCCTGTTCCCACAACCCTTGCAGACTGA
- a CDS encoding DMT family transporter: protein MKNARVKYITALILFGLNGIVASHISLSSYEIVFTRTLIGSLFLILIFVFSKHRMRFWANKSHALFLFISGVAMGTSWMFLYEAYAQIGVSIATLAYYCGPVIVMIFSPIVFREKMTGAKLLGFLAVIIGMLCVNGDALSRDTISWGLLCGLLSAVMYAFMVIFNKKAVGIKGLENPMWQLIISFLTVAVFLGLKQGFSISNIYGNLLPILILGIVNTGVGCYFYFSSIGNLSGQSVAICGYFEPLSALFFSAVLLGEHLNFVQTVGAVLILGGAAFGELFHQKQNGVLKK, encoded by the coding sequence ATGAAAAATGCACGTGTAAAGTATATAACGGCACTGATCTTGTTCGGATTAAACGGAATTGTTGCAAGCCATATTTCATTAAGCAGTTATGAGATCGTATTTACCAGAACACTGATCGGCAGTCTGTTTTTAATCCTGATTTTTGTTTTTTCCAAACATCGAATGCGGTTTTGGGCGAATAAATCACACGCTCTTTTCTTATTCATCTCAGGCGTGGCAATGGGGACAAGCTGGATGTTTCTGTATGAAGCGTACGCTCAAATTGGTGTCAGCATTGCGACACTTGCCTATTATTGCGGTCCTGTCATCGTGATGATCTTTTCACCGATTGTTTTCAGGGAAAAAATGACAGGCGCCAAACTGCTTGGCTTTCTTGCCGTGATCATTGGGATGCTTTGTGTAAATGGGGATGCGTTATCAAGAGATACTATCTCTTGGGGATTGCTTTGCGGGCTATTGTCGGCAGTTATGTATGCTTTCATGGTGATTTTCAATAAAAAGGCCGTGGGGATCAAAGGTCTTGAAAATCCGATGTGGCAACTGATCATCAGCTTTTTGACGGTTGCCGTTTTTCTTGGTTTGAAACAAGGATTTTCAATCAGCAATATTTACGGGAATCTATTGCCGATACTGATCTTGGGCATTGTGAACACAGGCGTCGGTTGCTATTTCTATTTTTCTTCCATCGGCAATTTGTCCGGCCAGAGTGTTGCAATCTGCGGATATTTTGAGCCCCTTTCAGCATTGTTTTTTTCAGCCGTACTTCTTGGTGAACACCTGAATTTCGTACAAACGGTTGGCGCCGTCTTGATTTTAGGCGGCGCCGCTTTCGGAGAGTTGTTTCATCAGAAACAAAACGGCGTATTAAAAAAATGA
- a CDS encoding LysR family transcriptional regulator — MNIQKYMAFVKTVECGSFTKAAVSLNYTQSGISRMIKDLEMDWGVALLERNRAGVSLTSDGLKLLPQLKRICNEHELLRMQVKDLHGMKAGLIRIGTFSSVATHWLPNMIKLFQKDYPKIHFELLLGDYTEIENWILEGRVDFGFLRLPAKANIETIFLENDRLLVILPQDHPFSNCETFPIHELMNSPFMLLEKGANSDMIEIFEQHHISPQVQFTTWDDYAIMSMVENGLGISILPELILQRIPYQVVAKELEVPAFRKIGIAMRDQKTVPLAVKRFLEYIPHRKRR, encoded by the coding sequence ATGAACATTCAAAAATATATGGCTTTTGTTAAAACAGTAGAATGCGGAAGTTTTACAAAGGCTGCTGTTTCACTGAACTATACCCAGTCCGGCATCAGCCGTATGATTAAAGATTTAGAGATGGACTGGGGGGTTGCACTGCTTGAAAGAAATCGTGCCGGCGTAAGTTTGACGTCGGATGGATTAAAGCTCTTACCTCAGTTAAAACGAATCTGCAATGAGCATGAACTTTTAAGAATGCAGGTAAAGGATTTACACGGCATGAAGGCGGGTTTGATTCGCATCGGAACATTTTCCAGTGTCGCAACCCATTGGCTGCCCAATATGATCAAACTGTTTCAAAAGGACTACCCCAAGATTCATTTTGAGCTGCTACTTGGCGATTATACAGAAATTGAAAACTGGATTTTAGAAGGACGGGTTGACTTCGGATTTTTGAGGCTGCCGGCAAAGGCAAATATAGAAACGATCTTTTTGGAAAACGATCGTTTGCTGGTCATCCTTCCACAAGATCATCCCTTTTCAAACTGCGAAACGTTTCCGATTCATGAATTAATGAACAGCCCGTTCATGTTGCTGGAAAAAGGGGCCAATTCAGATATGATTGAAATTTTTGAGCAACACCATATTTCCCCCCAAGTTCAATTCACCACATGGGACGATTATGCCATTATGTCCATGGTGGAAAATGGTCTGGGCATAAGCATTTTGCCTGAACTGATACTGCAGCGCATCCCCTATCAGGTTGTTGCAAAAGAACTTGAAGTACCCGCGTTCAGAAAAATCGGTATTGCCATGAGAGATCAAAAAACTGTCCCGCTTGCCGTAAAGCGATTTTTAGAATACATACCCCATCGAAAAAGGCGGTAA